One segment of Triticum aestivum cultivar Chinese Spring chromosome 2A, IWGSC CS RefSeq v2.1, whole genome shotgun sequence DNA contains the following:
- the LOC123190236 gene encoding probable protein phosphatase 2C 44 isoform X1 encodes MVGRMERQTVSTSSASCSPSAASSSSSSSCGGRKRPDILNMIRSAACLNSSSTDTGKGRSKQSSTKVTHGFHLVEGKSGHDMEDYHVAEYKCDKNHELGLFAIFDGHLGDRVPSYLRANLFSNILKEPLFWTDPQEAIKNAYGSTNKYILENAKQLGPGGSTAVTAIVVDGKDMWIANVGDSRAVLCERGAANQITVDHEPHISNERQRIEQQGGFVTTFPGDVPRVNGQLAVARAFGDHSLKTHLSSEPDIRHVPINSSIEFVILASDGLWKVMKNQEAVDLVKSTKDPQAAAKRLTTEALARKSKDDISCIVIRFRC; translated from the exons ATGGTCGGCCGGATGGAGCGGCAGACGGTGTCGACGTCCTCCGCGTCCTGCTccccctccgccgcctcctcatcctcttcctcgtcATGCGGCGGACGGAAGCGGCCCGACATACTCAACATGATCCGG AGTGCAGCATGTCTGAATTCATCATCTACTGATACTGGCAAGGGGCGGAGTAAGCAATCAAGCACCAAGGTGACACACGGATTCCACCTGGTTGAAGGGAAATCTGGCCATGACATGGAGGACTACCATGTAGCAGAGTACAAGTGCGATAAGAACCATGAGCTTGGCCTCTTTGCCATTTTCGACGGCCATCTGGGGGACCGTGTGCCCAGTTACTTGAGAGCTAACCTTTTCTCCAACATACTCAAAGAG CCTCTCTTCTGGACTGACCCTCAGGAAGCGATTAAAAATGCATATGGCTCTACAAACAAATATATTCTGGAAAATGCCAAGCAACTTGGGCCAGGCGGTTCAACAGCAGTTACTGCTATTGTAGTTGATGGCAAGGATATGTGGATAGCAAACGTAGGCGACTCGAGGGCCGTTTTATGTGAACGGGGTGCTGCTAATCAGATCACCGTGGACCATGAACCCCATATATCCAATGAAAGGCAGAGGATTGAACAGCAGGGTGGCTTTGTCACAACATTTCCTG GCGATGTCCCTCGCGTAAATGGCCAACTCGCTGTCGCAAGGGCGTTCGGTGACCATAGCCTCAAGACGCACTTGAGTTCGGAACCTGACATTAGGCATGTACCCATAAACTCAAGTATAGAGTTCGTCATACTTGCCAGCGATGGATTATGGAAG GTGATGAAGAACCAGGAAGCTGTGGACCTCGTGAAGTCGACAAAGGACCCCCAGGCAGCAGCAAAGCGGCTGACGACCGAGGCGCTCGCGAGGAAGAGCAAGGACgacatctcctgcatcgtcatccgcTTCCGCTGCTGA
- the LOC123190236 gene encoding probable protein phosphatase 2C 44 isoform X2, protein MEDYHVAEYKCDKNHELGLFAIFDGHLGDRVPSYLRANLFSNILKEPLFWTDPQEAIKNAYGSTNKYILENAKQLGPGGSTAVTAIVVDGKDMWIANVGDSRAVLCERGAANQITVDHEPHISNERQRIEQQGGFVTTFPGDVPRVNGQLAVARAFGDHSLKTHLSSEPDIRHVPINSSIEFVILASDGLWKVMKNQEAVDLVKSTKDPQAAAKRLTTEALARKSKDDISCIVIRFRC, encoded by the exons ATGGAGGACTACCATGTAGCAGAGTACAAGTGCGATAAGAACCATGAGCTTGGCCTCTTTGCCATTTTCGACGGCCATCTGGGGGACCGTGTGCCCAGTTACTTGAGAGCTAACCTTTTCTCCAACATACTCAAAGAG CCTCTCTTCTGGACTGACCCTCAGGAAGCGATTAAAAATGCATATGGCTCTACAAACAAATATATTCTGGAAAATGCCAAGCAACTTGGGCCAGGCGGTTCAACAGCAGTTACTGCTATTGTAGTTGATGGCAAGGATATGTGGATAGCAAACGTAGGCGACTCGAGGGCCGTTTTATGTGAACGGGGTGCTGCTAATCAGATCACCGTGGACCATGAACCCCATATATCCAATGAAAGGCAGAGGATTGAACAGCAGGGTGGCTTTGTCACAACATTTCCTG GCGATGTCCCTCGCGTAAATGGCCAACTCGCTGTCGCAAGGGCGTTCGGTGACCATAGCCTCAAGACGCACTTGAGTTCGGAACCTGACATTAGGCATGTACCCATAAACTCAAGTATAGAGTTCGTCATACTTGCCAGCGATGGATTATGGAAG GTGATGAAGAACCAGGAAGCTGTGGACCTCGTGAAGTCGACAAAGGACCCCCAGGCAGCAGCAAAGCGGCTGACGACCGAGGCGCTCGCGAGGAAGAGCAAGGACgacatctcctgcatcgtcatccgcTTCCGCTGCTGA